In one Kitasatospora cineracea genomic region, the following are encoded:
- a CDS encoding AraC family transcriptional regulator: protein MDPLTALLAGPRASGAFLLRSVFDPPWSLRIEDRAPLTVLTTVRGEGWVVPDGAEPVPLCPGDLVIVRGPDPYTVADRPQTPPQVVIHPGQVSTTVDGERMCEELDQGVRTWGSGRDAATVLISGTYQLHGEVSGRLLRALPPVLRLDAAEWGSPLVALLEAEIGRDEPGQEAVLDRLLDLLLISALRCWFARDGRAPAWYRAHSDPLVGPALGLLHADPARAWTVHDLAAECGASRAALAKRFTDLVGEPPMAYLTGWRLARAADLLAEPDATLAAVARRVGYGSGFALSAAFKRVRGISPQQFRDRAGAGATA from the coding sequence ATGGATCCGCTGACCGCGCTGCTGGCCGGGCCCCGGGCGAGCGGGGCGTTCCTGTTGCGGTCGGTGTTCGACCCGCCGTGGTCGCTGCGGATCGAGGACCGGGCGCCGCTGACGGTGCTGACCACGGTGCGCGGCGAGGGCTGGGTCGTCCCGGACGGCGCGGAGCCGGTGCCGCTGTGCCCCGGCGACCTGGTGATCGTCCGCGGCCCCGACCCGTACACCGTCGCGGACCGGCCGCAGACCCCGCCGCAGGTGGTGATCCACCCGGGGCAGGTGTCGACGACCGTCGACGGCGAGCGGATGTGCGAGGAGCTCGACCAGGGCGTCCGGACCTGGGGCAGCGGCCGGGACGCCGCGACGGTGCTGATCAGCGGCACGTACCAGCTGCACGGCGAGGTCAGCGGCCGGCTGCTGCGGGCGCTGCCGCCGGTGCTGCGGCTGGACGCCGCGGAGTGGGGCTCGCCGCTGGTCGCCCTGCTGGAGGCCGAGATCGGACGGGACGAGCCGGGCCAGGAGGCAGTGCTGGACCGGCTGTTGGACCTGCTGCTGATCTCCGCGCTGCGCTGCTGGTTCGCCCGCGACGGCCGGGCCCCGGCCTGGTACCGGGCCCACTCCGACCCGCTGGTGGGGCCCGCGCTGGGCCTGCTGCACGCCGACCCGGCCCGGGCCTGGACGGTGCACGACCTGGCGGCGGAGTGCGGGGCGTCCCGGGCGGCGCTGGCCAAGCGGTTCACCGACCTGGTCGGCGAGCCCCCGATGGCGTACCTGACGGGCTGGCGGCTGGCCCGGGCCGCCGACCTGCTGGCCGAGCCGGACGCCACCCTGGCCGCGGTGGCCCGCCGGGTCGGCTACGGCAGCGGGTTCGCGCTCAGCGCCGCGTTCAAGCGGGTGCGGGGGATCAGCCCGCAGCAGTTCCGCGACCGGGCCGGGGCCGGGGCCACGGCGTAA
- a CDS encoding DUF1772 domain-containing protein, whose product MAVLRTATLVGAVLLAGLGAGLFYSYACSVMPGLARVGDRAFVDTMQRINTAILNGWFMLSFLGALVLIVAAGLLQWRGGNRTVLLWIVAAAVLYVVMLAVTGAVNVPLNDKLAAAGSPDGLTDPAAVRAAFEDTWVRWNLVRALAATAAFGCLTWALALSGRNS is encoded by the coding sequence ATGGCAGTTCTCCGCACGGCGACGCTGGTCGGCGCGGTCCTTCTGGCCGGGCTCGGCGCAGGGCTGTTCTACTCCTACGCCTGCTCGGTGATGCCGGGCCTGGCCCGGGTCGGCGACCGGGCCTTCGTCGACACCATGCAGCGCATCAACACGGCCATCCTGAACGGCTGGTTCATGCTCAGCTTTCTCGGCGCCCTGGTCCTGATCGTGGCCGCGGGCCTGCTCCAGTGGCGCGGCGGCAACCGCACCGTCCTGCTCTGGATCGTGGCGGCCGCGGTCCTGTACGTGGTGATGCTGGCCGTCACCGGCGCCGTCAACGTCCCGCTCAACGACAAGCTCGCCGCCGCCGGCTCCCCCGACGGCCTCACCGACCCGGCCGCCGTCCGCGCCGCCTTCGAGGACACCTGGGTCCGCTGGAACCTGGTCCGCGCCCTCGCCGCCACCGCCGCGTTCGGCTGCCTCACCTGGGCGCTGGCCCTCTCCGGACGCAACTCCTGA
- a CDS encoding methyltransferase domain-containing protein: MPDTVWPGRADGVRQGGAVRRAGDPDGWWDAVYRDVPLTTQWDDGAYSGDAPGRVPSSSSSMPGMVFSMLAVLEVTGGERVLEIGTGTGWNAALLAHRLDSANVTTVEVDAATAAAARHRLARAGYAPVTVVGDGERGHPPGAPFDRVLATCSVRRVPYAWVEQCRPGGLVVAPWGPEYGGEGVVKLTVRQDGTASGTFVRSSAFMRLRGQRSVRPGSRGYLSAPWPADGATSTTSLSPEELGGWVAMFALGVQLPGVFPLVERYPDGSYTLWLHDTAVTSWATADWEPGRTEFAVVQSGPRRLWDEAERAWRWWNANGRPGFERFGLTVGPERCTVWLDAPDRPVPQAG, translated from the coding sequence GTGCCGGACACGGTGTGGCCGGGGCGGGCGGACGGGGTGCGGCAGGGCGGCGCGGTGCGGCGGGCGGGGGATCCGGACGGCTGGTGGGACGCGGTGTACCGGGACGTGCCGCTGACCACGCAGTGGGACGACGGGGCGTACTCCGGCGATGCGCCCGGCCGGGTGCCGAGTTCGTCGAGCTCGATGCCGGGCATGGTGTTCTCGATGCTGGCGGTGCTCGAAGTCACCGGTGGCGAGCGGGTGTTGGAGATCGGCACCGGGACGGGTTGGAACGCGGCGCTGCTGGCGCACCGGCTGGATTCGGCGAACGTCACCACCGTCGAGGTGGACGCCGCCACCGCGGCCGCCGCACGGCACCGGCTGGCCCGGGCGGGGTACGCGCCGGTCACCGTGGTCGGGGACGGCGAGCGCGGCCATCCGCCCGGCGCGCCGTTCGACCGGGTGCTGGCCACCTGTTCGGTGCGGCGGGTGCCGTACGCGTGGGTGGAGCAGTGCCGGCCGGGCGGTCTCGTCGTCGCCCCGTGGGGCCCGGAGTACGGTGGCGAGGGGGTGGTGAAACTGACGGTCCGCCAGGACGGTACGGCGAGCGGCACGTTCGTCCGCTCCTCGGCGTTCATGCGCCTGCGCGGTCAGCGCTCCGTCCGTCCGGGCAGTCGCGGTTACCTCTCCGCGCCCTGGCCCGCCGACGGCGCGACCTCCACCACCTCGCTCTCCCCGGAGGAACTCGGCGGCTGGGTAGCCATGTTCGCGTTGGGGGTCCAACTGCCGGGCGTGTTCCCGCTGGTGGAGCGCTACCCGGACGGCTCCTACACGCTCTGGCTGCACGACACGGCCGTCACCTCGTGGGCGACGGCCGACTGGGAGCCGGGGCGGACGGAGTTCGCGGTGGTGCAGTCCGGCCCGCGCCGGCTCTGGGACGAGGCGGAGCGGGCCTGGCGCTGGTGGAACGCCAACGGCCGGCCGGGTTTCGAGCGGTTCGGGCTGACCGTCGGCCCGGAGCGCTGCACCGTCTGGCTGGACGCGCCCGACCGGCCCGTCCCGCAGGCGGGTTGA
- a CDS encoding helix-turn-helix domain-containing protein, with protein sequence MSTDFQQARIALGLRLRELRTEGGLTGRQLAGALGWTQSKVSKLETGRQTATHDDLRAWAEAVERPEVASELSARLRAFETQSRSWRRQLAAGHRPVQDRLTVECERTSVTRVWEGALVPGLLQTADYARHIFEAYVGLHRSPRDVEDAVRARIRRQELLYRPGKRFHVLVWEAALRAQVCPPEVMAAQLDRLTGVMGISTLTLGVVPFESPLALPPANGFWVHDERLVIAEDWHAELWLDDADSIALYLRVWESLHRAAVHRPAAQQVIARCRRALDRP encoded by the coding sequence ATGAGCACCGATTTTCAACAGGCCCGGATCGCCCTCGGCCTGCGGCTCCGCGAGCTGCGGACCGAGGGCGGTCTCACGGGCCGCCAACTGGCCGGGGCGCTCGGCTGGACGCAGTCGAAGGTCAGCAAGCTGGAGACCGGCCGGCAGACCGCCACCCACGACGACCTCCGGGCCTGGGCGGAAGCCGTCGAGCGGCCTGAGGTCGCATCTGAACTGTCGGCCAGGCTGCGCGCGTTCGAGACCCAGTCGCGTTCCTGGCGGCGGCAGTTGGCCGCCGGGCACCGGCCGGTCCAGGACCGGCTCACCGTCGAGTGCGAGCGGACGTCCGTCACCCGGGTCTGGGAGGGCGCGCTGGTCCCCGGCCTGCTCCAGACCGCCGACTACGCCCGGCACATCTTCGAGGCCTACGTCGGCCTGCACCGCTCGCCGCGCGACGTCGAGGACGCCGTGCGCGCCCGGATCCGCCGTCAGGAACTCCTGTACCGGCCCGGAAAGCGCTTCCATGTCCTCGTGTGGGAGGCGGCGCTACGGGCCCAGGTCTGCCCGCCCGAGGTCATGGCCGCCCAACTCGACCGCCTGACTGGGGTGATGGGCATCAGCACGCTCACCCTCGGCGTCGTCCCGTTCGAGTCCCCGCTCGCCCTCCCGCCCGCGAACGGTTTCTGGGTCCACGACGAACGCCTCGTCATCGCCGAGGACTGGCATGCCGAACTCTGGCTGGACGACGCCGACAGCATCGCCCTCTACCTGCGCGTGTGGGAGTCGCTGCACCGCGCCGCCGTCCACCGCCCGGCCGCGCAGCAGGTGATCGCGCGTTGCCGCCGCGCGCTCGACCGCCCCTGA
- a CDS encoding DUF6879 family protein: protein MSRRLRYIGSNSGHSGCSTLYEDEDSGNVLVQGDLVTDPDEIARMRNVKPGEGFVTVPRVLLADFAPRDVGREPVMIGYDEFESMFTTFQHTAFRLETRRQYGSDAQTETYRRFVAGEDLGWDSDDDWSRNRREQSARGKRFERVRVMDSPPTTGQRYLLANAAEIGKVGEDVRYLWREDADRLGLPAEDAWLFDSRVITLLHFDTDDTLTGIELITDPVRVARACQERDAAWHFAVPHREFGAGVPSDG from the coding sequence GTGAGCCGTCGACTGCGGTACATCGGAAGCAACTCGGGACACAGCGGCTGCTCGACGCTGTACGAGGACGAGGACAGCGGGAACGTGCTGGTGCAGGGCGACCTGGTGACCGACCCGGACGAGATCGCCCGGATGCGCAACGTCAAACCCGGTGAGGGGTTCGTGACGGTGCCCCGCGTACTGCTCGCGGACTTCGCGCCGCGCGACGTGGGGCGCGAGCCCGTGATGATCGGCTACGACGAGTTCGAGTCGATGTTCACGACCTTCCAGCACACGGCTTTCCGGCTGGAGACCCGCCGCCAGTACGGTTCCGACGCGCAGACCGAGACCTACCGCCGGTTCGTCGCCGGAGAGGACCTCGGCTGGGACTCGGACGACGACTGGTCCCGCAACCGCCGCGAACAGTCCGCCCGGGGGAAGCGGTTCGAGCGGGTCCGGGTCATGGACAGTCCGCCGACCACGGGCCAGCGCTACCTGTTGGCGAACGCCGCGGAGATCGGCAAGGTCGGCGAGGACGTCCGCTACCTGTGGCGGGAGGACGCCGACCGGCTGGGCCTGCCGGCGGAGGACGCCTGGCTGTTCGACTCCCGGGTGATCACCCTGCTGCACTTCGACACCGACGACACCCTGACCGGCATCGAGCTGATCACCGACCCGGTCCGGGTGGCCCGCGCCTGCCAGGAACGCGATGCCGCCTGGCACTTCGCCGTGCCGCACCGGGAATTCGGCGCCGGGGTACCGTCCGACGGATGA
- a CDS encoding antibiotic biosynthesis monooxygenase family protein: MSVVKINVLTVPAEQREVLEQRFASRAGAVEGSDGFEWFELLRPVEGTDQYLVYTRWRDEESFRAWMEGPMKAAHQGGGERPRPAASGSEVWSFEVVQQAGPKA, encoded by the coding sequence ATGAGCGTCGTGAAGATCAATGTGCTGACGGTTCCCGCGGAGCAGCGGGAGGTGCTGGAGCAGCGGTTCGCCTCGCGGGCCGGGGCGGTGGAGGGGTCGGACGGGTTCGAGTGGTTCGAGCTGTTGCGGCCGGTGGAGGGGACGGACCAGTACCTGGTGTACACGCGGTGGCGGGACGAGGAGTCGTTCCGGGCGTGGATGGAGGGGCCGATGAAGGCGGCGCACCAGGGCGGGGGCGAGCGGCCGCGGCCGGCGGCGAGCGGGTCGGAGGTGTGGTCGTTCGAGGTCGTGCAGCAGGCGGGGCCGAAGGCGTAG
- a CDS encoding ECF transporter S component → MKPPPSVTLSRPVPLGPRSVLFLSLVSAVGVAAFGWPLLASRKSDLVGHSADAPWLFALLLPLLLAVLVAQLSENRDATGAPGLDAKAVAMLGVLAAAGAALRPLGAGTAGLEPMFFLMVLAGRALGPGFGFVLGALTMFASALLTGGVGPWLPFQMLTMGWVCLGAGLLPGADRLHGRPELLLLAAYGTVSAVGYGTVMNLQGWPYLGGLSTSISFVPGDPLPANLARFALYCLTTSLGWDLPRAALTATLCLTVGGPLLRTLRRATRRAAFH, encoded by the coding sequence ATGAAGCCCCCTCCCTCCGTCACCCTCTCCCGGCCCGTCCCGCTCGGGCCGCGCTCGGTGCTCTTCCTCTCCCTCGTCTCCGCGGTCGGCGTCGCCGCCTTCGGCTGGCCGCTGCTCGCCTCCCGCAAGTCCGACCTGGTCGGCCACTCCGCCGACGCGCCCTGGCTGTTCGCGCTGCTGCTGCCGCTGCTGCTGGCCGTCCTGGTCGCCCAGCTCTCCGAGAACCGCGACGCCACCGGCGCCCCCGGCCTGGACGCCAAGGCCGTCGCCATGCTGGGCGTCCTCGCCGCGGCCGGCGCCGCGCTGCGCCCGCTCGGCGCGGGGACCGCCGGGCTGGAACCGATGTTCTTCCTGATGGTGCTGGCCGGCCGGGCGCTCGGCCCGGGCTTCGGCTTCGTCCTGGGCGCGCTCACCATGTTCGCCTCCGCGCTGCTCACCGGCGGCGTCGGCCCCTGGCTGCCGTTCCAGATGCTCACCATGGGCTGGGTCTGCCTCGGCGCCGGACTCCTCCCGGGCGCCGACCGCCTGCACGGCCGCCCCGAACTCCTGCTGCTCGCCGCCTACGGCACCGTCTCCGCCGTCGGCTACGGCACCGTCATGAACCTCCAGGGCTGGCCCTACCTCGGCGGCCTGAGCACCTCGATCTCCTTCGTCCCCGGCGACCCCCTCCCCGCCAACCTCGCCCGCTTCGCCCTCTACTGCCTCACCACCTCGCTCGGCTGGGACCTCCCCCGCGCCGCCCTCACCGCCACCCTCTGCCTCACCGTCGGCGGCCCCCTGCTGCGCACCCTCCGCCGGGCCACCCGCCGCGCCGCCTTCCACTGA
- a CDS encoding ABC transporter ATP-binding protein, with product MITFEQVGVQYADASAPALSGVELTVPEGELCLLVGPSGSGKSTLLGTVSGLVPHFTGGTLTGRVTVAGRDTRTHRPRDLADVVGTVGQDPAAHFVTDTVEEELAYGMESMGLDPAVMRRRVEETLDLLGLAELRGRALSSLSGGQRQRVAIGSVLTVHPQVLVLDEPTSALDPGAAEEVLAVLQRLVHDLGTTVLLSEHRLERVVQYADQVLLLPGPGEPPVLGDPAALMARSPVRPPVVELGLLAGWTPLPLTVRDARRRAAPLRAQLPLPERKLTPPPVEPVATATRLVVSRGPAPALRGVELALAPGQITALMGRNGAGKSTLLGTLVGLHAPDSGTVRVDGRTPHRTRPKDLIRSVGLVPQDPRDLLYAETVAAECTAADQDAGAAPGTCRALLATLLPGIADDHHPRDLSEGQRLTLALAVVLTARPPLLLLDEPTRGLDYAAKARLVTVLRDLADRGHAVLLATHDVELAAELAHRTAVLAEGEIVADGPTPDVVLASPTFAPQTAKILPPHLTVPDVAAALSRLSPTPAQAQAQATGPATGPAEPPR from the coding sequence GTGATCACTTTCGAGCAGGTCGGCGTGCAGTACGCCGACGCGTCCGCACCGGCCCTGAGCGGTGTCGAACTGACCGTTCCGGAGGGCGAGTTGTGCCTGCTGGTCGGGCCGTCCGGGTCCGGCAAGTCGACCCTGCTGGGCACCGTCTCCGGGCTGGTGCCGCACTTCACCGGCGGCACCCTGACCGGCCGGGTCACGGTCGCCGGGCGGGACACCCGCACGCACCGCCCGCGCGACCTCGCCGACGTGGTCGGCACCGTCGGGCAGGACCCGGCGGCGCACTTCGTCACCGACACCGTCGAGGAGGAACTCGCCTACGGCATGGAGTCGATGGGCCTGGACCCGGCCGTGATGCGCCGCCGGGTCGAGGAGACGCTCGACCTGCTGGGCCTGGCCGAGCTGCGCGGCCGCGCGCTGTCCTCGCTCTCCGGCGGGCAGCGCCAGCGGGTGGCGATCGGCTCGGTGCTGACCGTCCACCCGCAGGTGCTGGTGCTGGACGAGCCGACCTCCGCGCTCGACCCGGGCGCCGCCGAGGAGGTGCTGGCCGTCCTGCAGCGCCTGGTGCACGACCTGGGCACCACCGTGCTGCTCTCCGAGCACCGGCTGGAACGCGTCGTCCAGTACGCCGACCAGGTGCTGCTGCTGCCCGGCCCCGGCGAGCCGCCGGTGCTCGGCGACCCGGCCGCGCTGATGGCCCGCTCCCCCGTCCGGCCCCCGGTGGTCGAACTCGGGCTGCTGGCGGGCTGGACGCCGCTGCCGCTCACCGTCCGTGACGCCCGCCGCCGCGCGGCCCCGCTGCGCGCCCAACTCCCGCTGCCCGAGCGGAAGTTGACACCTCCTCCGGTCGAGCCCGTCGCCACCGCGACCCGCCTGGTGGTCTCCCGCGGGCCCGCCCCGGCCCTGCGCGGCGTCGAACTCGCCCTCGCCCCCGGGCAGATCACCGCCCTGATGGGACGCAACGGCGCCGGCAAGTCCACCCTGCTCGGCACCCTGGTCGGCCTGCACGCCCCCGACTCCGGCACCGTCCGGGTCGACGGCCGCACCCCGCACCGGACCCGCCCCAAGGACCTGATCCGCTCCGTCGGGCTCGTCCCGCAGGACCCGCGCGACCTGCTGTACGCCGAGACCGTCGCCGCCGAGTGCACCGCCGCCGACCAGGACGCCGGCGCCGCCCCCGGCACCTGCCGCGCCCTGCTCGCCACCCTGCTCCCCGGCATCGCCGACGACCACCACCCCCGCGACCTCTCCGAGGGCCAGCGCCTCACCCTCGCCCTCGCCGTCGTCCTCACCGCCCGCCCCCCGCTCCTCCTGCTCGACGAACCCACCCGCGGCCTCGACTACGCCGCCAAGGCCCGCCTGGTCACCGTCCTGCGCGACCTCGCCGACCGGGGCCACGCCGTCCTGCTCGCCACCCACGACGTCGAACTCGCCGCCGAACTCGCCCACCGCACCGCCGTCCTCGCCGAGGGCGAGATCGTCGCCGACGGCCCCACCCCCGACGTCGTCCTCGCCTCCCCCACCTTCGCCCCGCAGACCGCCAAGATCCTCCCCCCGCACCTCACCGTCCCCGACGTCGCCGCCGCCCTCTCCCGGCTCTCCCCGACCCCGGCCCAGGCCCAGGCCCAGGCCACCGGCCCCGCCACCGGCCCCGCGGAGCCGCCGCGATGA
- a CDS encoding energy-coupling factor transporter transmembrane component T produces MSVHRLHRAAADPVAGGGRPAAAHSRALPRQLHPGAWWLWSLGLAAAASRTTNPLLLLLILAVAGYVVAARRSDAPWSRSYAAFLRLGLLVLAARMVFAVLLGSPVGGTHVLFTLPQLPLPAWAQGVRLGGAVTLEGVLFALYEGLRLAVLLACVGAANALASPSRLLRSLPGALYEAGVAAVVAMTFAPNLVADVRRLRAARRLRGRSDRGVRAVLSVGLPVLEGALDRSVALAAAMDTRGFGRTAEVPRRVVRAAGAATLAGLLAVCAATYGLLAAGRHPWALPVLLAGAAAAGTGLALGGRRSVRTRYRPDPWALPEWLTAASGALVAAALVWYAGRWPLALAPSVVPPAAPALPLLPALAALVGLLPAFVTPEPPRSTR; encoded by the coding sequence ATGTCCGTCCACCGTCTGCACCGGGCGGCCGCCGACCCCGTCGCGGGCGGCGGCCGCCCGGCCGCCGCGCACAGCCGGGCGCTGCCGCGGCAGTTGCACCCGGGCGCGTGGTGGCTGTGGTCGCTGGGCCTGGCCGCGGCGGCCAGCCGGACCACCAACCCGCTGCTCCTGCTGCTGATCCTGGCGGTGGCGGGCTACGTGGTCGCGGCCCGCCGCAGCGACGCGCCCTGGTCGCGCTCGTACGCGGCGTTCCTGCGGCTGGGCCTGCTGGTGCTGGCCGCCCGGATGGTGTTCGCGGTGCTGCTGGGCTCCCCGGTCGGCGGCACCCACGTCCTGTTCACGCTGCCCCAACTCCCGTTGCCCGCCTGGGCGCAGGGCGTCCGGCTGGGTGGCGCGGTGACGCTGGAGGGGGTGCTGTTCGCGCTGTACGAGGGGCTGCGGCTGGCGGTCCTGCTGGCCTGCGTCGGGGCGGCGAACGCGCTGGCCTCGCCGTCCCGGCTGCTGCGTTCGCTGCCGGGTGCGCTGTACGAGGCGGGCGTGGCGGCGGTGGTGGCGATGACCTTCGCGCCGAACCTGGTCGCGGACGTCCGGCGGCTGCGCGCGGCGCGCCGGCTGCGCGGGCGCTCCGACCGGGGGGTGCGGGCGGTGCTGTCGGTCGGACTGCCGGTGCTGGAGGGTGCGTTGGATCGTTCGGTGGCGCTGGCGGCGGCGATGGACACCCGCGGTTTCGGCCGGACCGCCGAGGTGCCGCGCCGGGTGGTGCGCGCCGCCGGGGCGGCGACCCTGGCGGGGCTGCTGGCGGTGTGCGCCGCGACGTACGGGCTGCTCGCCGCGGGCCGTCACCCGTGGGCGCTGCCGGTGCTGCTGGCGGGCGCGGCCGCGGCCGGCACCGGCCTCGCGCTGGGCGGGCGGCGCTCCGTCCGGACCCGCTACCGGCCCGACCCGTGGGCGCTCCCGGAGTGGCTGACGGCCGCCTCGGGGGCGCTGGTCGCGGCCGCCCTGGTCTGGTACGCAGGCCGCTGGCCGCTGGCCCTGGCGCCGAGCGTCGTCCCGCCGGCCGCGCCCGCCCTGCCACTGCTGCCCGCGCTGGCCGCGCTGGTCGGCCTGCTGCCCGCCTTCGTCACCCCCGAGCCGCCCCGGAGCACCCGGTGA
- a CDS encoding SCO2322 family protein: MTGRTSLPRTRPAALLLTLLTLLAACATLLGPAAGASAAADYRYWSFWKGGADGWAYQQVGPAGNVPADGAVDGWRFVLSPDGGQDAPRPGPAADFAAICRGTAPSGGHKRVAVVLDFGTAQDAPGGEQPPAARTSCASVPTAANSAEVLAAVAAPLRYDSGALLCAIAGYPHAGCGDQVAAGSNSGAKGGGSDGGPSLGLLAGAGAVVLLGAGAVWQARRRRTR, translated from the coding sequence ATGACCGGCCGGACCTCCCTCCCCCGCACCCGCCCCGCCGCGCTCCTCCTCACCCTCCTCACCCTCCTCGCCGCGTGCGCAACGCTCCTCGGCCCCGCCGCCGGAGCCTCCGCCGCCGCCGACTACCGCTACTGGTCGTTCTGGAAGGGCGGCGCCGACGGCTGGGCCTACCAGCAGGTCGGGCCGGCCGGGAACGTGCCGGCGGACGGGGCGGTGGACGGCTGGCGGTTCGTGCTGAGCCCGGACGGCGGCCAGGACGCGCCCCGGCCCGGCCCGGCCGCCGACTTCGCGGCGATCTGCCGGGGCACCGCCCCCAGCGGCGGCCACAAGCGGGTCGCCGTGGTGCTGGACTTCGGCACCGCGCAGGACGCCCCCGGCGGCGAGCAGCCGCCCGCCGCCCGCACCTCGTGCGCCTCGGTGCCGACGGCGGCGAACTCCGCCGAGGTGCTGGCCGCGGTCGCCGCGCCGCTGCGCTACGACTCCGGCGCGCTGCTGTGCGCGATCGCGGGCTACCCGCACGCGGGCTGCGGCGACCAGGTCGCGGCGGGCTCGAACTCCGGTGCCAAGGGCGGCGGTTCGGACGGCGGCCCGTCCCTCGGCCTGCTCGCCGGGGCCGGTGCGGTGGTCCTGCTGGGTGCGGGCGCGGTCTGGCAGGCCCGTCGCCGCCGCACCCGCTGA
- a CDS encoding prenyltransferase/squalene oxidase repeat-containing protein — MLTAARLGAAALTGALLAGTAAPALADTATPAAPSTAPASAPSTGPSAAAASGSATPSGSPSTSSGVPAGLYGKGDPQYDGVWRQSLALIALQQEKVEPADAAVQWLLDQQCEDGGWPSYRAAGTPCTPATEDTNATSLAVQALTALGGHQQPVTRATDWLRAHQNPDGSWAYNPGSPGDANSTAVVLNGLLAVGLDPAGVAVDGHTGWDGLATFQLGCATPADQRGAFLYQPAAGVPAAPDTIASAQSLLAAAGGHLPVTATDRKDGPPKAPACDGAQTPGPLAHADSAEADAAWLTGRLAADGQRLLAKTPGADTATPDYNSTAWTVLGLVAAGHPAEAVEAADWLAGNAYPWAAQGKNGTDPAATATLVLTARAAKLDPYNFGGANLVQLLADSGPKPKTGPAGGDPQATRAPGSAITEPDENSGFSAGWLIGVGLLVGVGAGLLLSLNRRHKNAAPAPAPETGAETGAGTSDTGTSDTDADGRPEQDR; from the coding sequence ATGCTGACCGCTGCCCGCCTGGGCGCCGCCGCGCTGACCGGCGCCCTGCTCGCCGGTACCGCCGCCCCCGCGCTCGCCGACACCGCCACGCCCGCGGCTCCGTCCACGGCCCCCGCCTCCGCTCCTTCCACCGGTCCTTCGGCCGCTGCGGCGTCCGGCTCGGCCACCCCCTCCGGCTCGCCGTCCACCTCCTCGGGCGTGCCCGCCGGGCTGTACGGCAAGGGCGACCCGCAGTACGACGGGGTGTGGCGGCAGTCGCTGGCGCTGATAGCCCTCCAGCAGGAGAAGGTCGAACCCGCCGACGCCGCCGTGCAGTGGCTGCTCGACCAGCAGTGCGAGGACGGCGGCTGGCCGTCCTACCGGGCCGCCGGCACCCCGTGCACCCCCGCCACCGAGGACACCAACGCCACCTCGCTGGCCGTCCAGGCCCTCACCGCGCTCGGCGGCCACCAGCAGCCCGTCACCCGCGCCACCGACTGGCTGCGCGCGCACCAGAACCCGGACGGCAGCTGGGCGTACAACCCGGGCTCGCCCGGCGACGCCAACTCCACCGCCGTGGTGCTGAACGGCCTGCTCGCGGTCGGCCTCGACCCGGCCGGCGTCGCCGTCGACGGCCACACCGGCTGGGACGGCCTGGCCACCTTCCAGCTCGGCTGCGCGACCCCCGCCGACCAGCGCGGCGCCTTCCTCTACCAGCCCGCCGCGGGCGTCCCGGCCGCCCCCGACACCATCGCCTCCGCGCAGTCCCTGCTCGCCGCCGCCGGCGGCCACCTCCCGGTCACCGCCACCGACCGCAAGGACGGCCCGCCCAAGGCCCCGGCCTGCGACGGCGCCCAGACCCCCGGACCGCTCGCGCACGCCGACTCCGCCGAGGCCGACGCCGCCTGGCTGACCGGCCGCCTCGCCGCCGACGGCCAGCGCCTGCTCGCCAAGACCCCCGGCGCGGACACCGCCACCCCCGACTACAACTCCACCGCCTGGACGGTCCTCGGCCTGGTCGCCGCCGGCCACCCCGCCGAGGCCGTCGAAGCCGCCGACTGGCTGGCCGGCAACGCCTACCCGTGGGCCGCCCAGGGCAAGAACGGCACCGACCCGGCCGCCACCGCCACCCTGGTGCTGACCGCCCGCGCCGCCAAGCTCGACCCGTACAACTTCGGCGGCGCCAACCTGGTCCAGCTGCTCGCCGACTCCGGCCCCAAGCCGAAGACCGGCCCCGCCGGCGGCGACCCGCAGGCCACTCGCGCCCCCGGCTCCGCGATCACCGAGCCCGACGAGAACAGCGGCTTCTCGGCCGGCTGGCTGATCGGCGTCGGCCTCCTGGTCGGCGTCGGCGCCGGCCTGCTGCTCAGCCTCAACCGCCGCCACAAGAACGCCGCGCCCGCCCCCGCCCCCGAGACCGGCGCCGAGACCGGCGCCGGCACCTCCGACACCGGCACCTCCGACACCGACGCGGACGGCCGCCCGGAGCAGGACCGATGA